A part of Xenopus tropicalis strain Nigerian chromosome 4, UCB_Xtro_10.0, whole genome shotgun sequence genomic DNA contains:
- the LOC116410399 gene encoding uncharacterized protein LOC116410399, with protein sequence MLRVKNLKRNLKMNRLLGEKYYDMLKEQVKNLTWNVQIIDNDTIEKLKLLYSDYQEALGEAKLSGNIYNYRFENLPENMKESVMKRYKTFTDAIDELDRRGRSEIMRHIPPSEKEEKESDNSASERSLKAEEKEKNAIIEAEREENEKQKHHNITATLFVIMVIVLILTAIGALKHFCMGGGAA encoded by the exons ATGCTAAGAGTCAAGAATT tgaAAAGAAATCTTAAGATGAACAGACTTCTTGGCGAAAAATATTATGATATGT tgAAAGAGCAGGTGAAGAATCTGACCTGGAATGTACAGATAATAGACAATGACA cAATAGAAAAGCTGAAGCTGCTCTATTCAGACTATCAAGAGGCACTGGGTGAAG CAAAACTATCAGGGAACATATACAACTACAGATTTGAGAACCTTCCTGAAAAca TGAAAGAAAGTGTTATGAAACGATACAAGACATTTACAGATGCAATAGATGAAT TGGACAGAAGAGGAAGAAGTGAAATTATGAGACACATACCACCCTCTGAAAAAG AAGAAAAGGAAAGCGACAATTCTGCTTCTGAAAGATCCCTTAAGGcggaagaaaaggagaaaa atGCAATTATtgaagcagaaagagaagaaaatgaAAAGCAGAAACATCACAACATAACGGCAACATTATTTGTAATAATGGTGATCGTGTTGATATTAACTGCCATTGGTGCTCTAAAGCACTTTTGCATGGGAGGGGGTGCTGCATAA